From a region of the Balaenoptera musculus isolate JJ_BM4_2016_0621 chromosome 15, mBalMus1.pri.v3, whole genome shotgun sequence genome:
- the C1QTNF8 gene encoding LOW QUALITY PROTEIN: complement C1q tumor necrosis factor-related protein 8 (The sequence of the model RefSeq protein was modified relative to this genomic sequence to represent the inferred CDS: substituted 1 base at 1 genomic stop codon), with translation MAASAFLLLLVLPTGAWPGLGLPCWLCMHCSCPPWPPATPSPHVRMSDGDEWVGLPHVGPTIDISILKGEKGKAGVRGRSSSSRKEGLPGSRGLRGHKGQKGQVGPPGTLCQGAYVAFSVGRXEGLHSTDVLQAVPFDTELVNLDGAFHLASGRFLCAVPGVYFLSLNVHTWNYKETYLHIMCNWRAAAVLYAQPSERSMMQTQSLLLPLAAGDAVWVRMFQGDGDNAIYSERGDLYITFSGHLVKPDAEL, from the exons ATGGCAGCCTCTgccttcctgctcctcctggtGCTGCCCACAGGGGCCTGGCCTGGTCTGGGGCTGCCCTGCTGGCTGTGTATGCACTGCAGCTGCCCACCCTGGCCCCCGGCCACCCCCAGCCCGCATGTCCGCATGAGCGACGGGGATGAGTGGGTGGGGCTGCCCCACGTGGGGCCCACCATCGACATCTCGATCCTCAAAG GTGAGAAGGGTAAAGCGGGGGTCAGAGGTCGCTCCAGCAGTAGCAGGAAGGAGGGCCTGCCCGGCTCCCGGGGCCTCCGTGGCCACAAGGGCCAGAAGGGGCAGGTGGGGCCGCCAGGCACCCTGTGCCAGGGTGCCTACGTGGCCTTCTCGGTGGGCCGGTGAGAGGGGCTGCACAGCACCGATGTCCTCCAGGCTGTGCCCTTCGACACGGAGCTGGTGAACCTGGATGGTGCCTTCCACCTGGCCTCCGGCCGCTTCCTCTGTGCCGTGCCCGGCGTCTACTTCCTGAGCCTCAACGTGCACACCTGGAATTACAAGGAGACGTACCTGCACATCATGTGCAACTGGCGGGCTGCAGCCGTGCTGTATGCGCAGCCCAGCGAGCGCAGCATGATGCAGACACAGAGCCTGCTGCTGCCGCTGGCCGCGGGTGACGCTGTCTGGGTGCGCATGTTCCAGGGGGACGGCGACAACGCCATCTACAGTGAGCGTGGTGACCTCTACATCACCTTCAGCGGCCACCTGGTCAAGCCGGACGCTGAGCTCTAG
- the TEKT4 gene encoding tektin-4 has product MAQTDILLTKEPAPQTVPACQLPRKLYDVARNTGAHTSSGLATAGFRTAKYLVDEWFQNCYARYHQAFADLDQSEQQHHESQQLAAETEALAQRTQQDSTKKVGERLQDMHCWKSELQRQVEELVAETDLLLAQKQRLERTLDATAVPFSIATDNLQCRERRQHPDLVRDCVEMELLKEADLIRNIQELLKRTMMQAVNQIRMNHEHKETCEMDWSDKVEACNIDEACCRYHNQSTDLQFYPHSAKFEESASTPETWAKFTQENLYRAERERLASVNLRKLIDCILQDTSEDLRLQCDAVNLAFGRRCEELEDARHKLEHHLRKTLREIMDQEHNVAALKQAIRDKEAPLKVAQTRLYQRSHRPNVELCRDAVQFRLVSEVEELNLSLAALREKLLEAEQSLRNLEDTRMSLEKDIAVKTNSLFIDRQKCMAHRTRYPTVLQLAGYQ; this is encoded by the exons ATGGCGCAGACAGATATACTTCTGACCAAGGAGCCCGCCCCGCAAACGGTGCCAGCATGCCAGCTGCCCCGCAAGCTGTACGATGTGGCCCGAAACACGGGCGCCCACACGTCCTCGGGCCTGGCCACCGCTGGCTTCCGCACGGCCAAGTACCTGGTGGATGAGTGGTTCCAGAACTGCTATGCCCGCTACCACCAGGCCTTCGCCGACCTCGACCAGTCGGAGCAGCAGCACCACGAGAGCCAGCAGCTGGCGGCCGAGACTGAGGCGCTGGCGCAGCGCACGCAGCAGGACTCCACGAAGAAGGTGGGCGAGCGCCTGCAGGACATGCACTGCTGGAAGTCGGAGCTGCAGCGCCAGGTGGAAGAGCTGGTCGCAGAGACTGACCTGCTGCTGGCccagaagcagaggctggagcGCACCCTGGATGCCACGGCCGTGCCCTTCTCCATAGCCACCGACAACCTGCAGTGCCGGGAGCGCCGCCAGCACCCCGACCTTGTGCGTGACTGCGTGGAGATGGAGCTGCTGAAG GAGGCAGACCTCATCCGGAACATTCAAGAGCTCCTGAAAAGGACCATGATGCAGGCTGTGAACCAGATTCG GATGAATCACGAGCACAAGGAAACGTGCGAGATGGACTGGTCCGACAAAGTGGAGGCCTGCAACATCGACGAGGCCTGCTGCCGCTACCACAACCAGAGCACCGACTTGCAGTTCTACCCTCACTCCGCCAAGTTCGAGGAGAG TGCCTCCACGCCAGAGACCTGGGCCAAGTTCACCCAGGAAAACCTGTACCGCGCCGAGCGCGAACGCCTGGCCTCAGTCAACCTGCGGAAGCTCATCGACTGCATCCTGCAGGACACATCCGAGGACCTGCGGCTGCAGTGCGACGCCGTGAACCTGGCCTTCGGGCGACGCTGTGAGGAGCTGGAGGACGCGCGCCACAAGCTGGAGCACCACCTGCGCAAG ACACTGCGGGAGATCATGGACCAGGAGCACAATGTCGCAGCGCTGAAGCAGGCCATCAGGGACAAGGAGGCGCCTCTGAAAGTGGCCCAGACCCGCCTGTACCAGCGTTCCCACCGGCCCAACGTGGAGCTGTGCCGAGACGCTGTCCAGTTCAG GCTGGTGAGTGAGGTAGAGGAGCTGAACCTGTCCCTGGCGGCTCTGAGGGAGAAGCTTCTGGAAGCAGAGCAGTCCCTGCGCAACCTGGAGGACACACGCATGAGCCTGGAGAAGGACATCGCTGTCAAGACGAACAGCCTCTTCATCGACCGCCAGAAGTGCATGGCCCACCGCACCCGCTACCCCACTGTCCTCCAGCTGGCCGGTTACCAGTGA